A genome region from Maridesulfovibrio salexigens DSM 2638 includes the following:
- a CDS encoding GGDEF domain-containing response regulator produces the protein MSLDDILESPRLMMKLSFPPVMLQMMQEACKPEPDFAVLGKIISMDPALSTTILNLVNSPFYGLSQEISDFKRAAVVLGTRELLNLAVTVTYQKHICKHMELDGYKIYDDWMLTVWGAISAQLIATRICPEQADKVYLCCLLKDISLFFLRCAAPGELPVEISKDSVTRSDPGQSETENEIWGMNHGALSQLLLTRWKMDTLNCPSLQHHHAIDEIDTFDLPTQAVILATRWAELELGSSAAPFNVLQFEVQLQRSLDMDEEAIEGFREVCRTKFQSMLKNLGISEGGEDANFYNHSIKSLQSSYFLSLELLTAEGGIDSIARIIGRHLKLSWDIVSWELALKSPHTDKYKLYRINDGSGLELVAKDCIAGEIPWQKRGDGEDIISRKILFGRFRFNSKNIKSEDRKNLKLYFRFIGQAYEHYCAKQHLIEDRAETLDTLPLGVASLDIQGDLIDMNEEMIRLLGGASISGTKNFNDLFKLGVGAGLGASWTVFLEDENRKSFSKIVCVSLRTGGMPRDACLYVSAYKQTRGGEQLISLVMEDIREMSESQIQALKQRDFLEGLVDSMRDVVLTVDRRGNITYASSRFSKIFLGRNIFDIATPSETFTGRWGPDMFERDKTVVEVLLKRTDTAGRPFEFVVSKLAGSGEKSLIVARDLTAIRRLEDKLKRQAIFDGLTDLFNHTQFNTLMAREINRSRRTGRPVGLLFFDLDGFKAVNDTEGHQVGDDVLKGVGEILRNELRSGMDFPCRYGGDEFGVIVTEVRAEALEKIGNRIRLRVEKKFSGKVTISGGLTVLKEGDTSVSMLNRVDKATYEAKDLGGNVLVWAD, from the coding sequence ATGAGTCTGGATGATATTCTTGAATCACCACGATTGATGATGAAACTCAGCTTTCCTCCGGTCATGCTTCAGATGATGCAGGAGGCATGTAAGCCTGAACCGGACTTTGCCGTGCTTGGTAAAATTATCAGTATGGACCCGGCTCTTTCCACCACTATTCTTAACCTCGTTAATTCTCCATTTTACGGTCTTTCCCAGGAAATTTCAGATTTTAAAAGGGCTGCTGTTGTGCTTGGCACCCGTGAATTGCTTAATCTGGCAGTCACGGTGACTTATCAGAAGCATATTTGTAAGCATATGGAGCTGGATGGCTATAAAATCTATGATGACTGGATGCTTACCGTTTGGGGGGCTATTTCAGCTCAGCTCATTGCGACACGTATTTGTCCGGAGCAAGCGGATAAAGTTTACCTTTGCTGCCTGCTGAAGGATATTTCCCTGTTTTTTCTGCGCTGTGCAGCTCCGGGAGAATTACCCGTTGAAATTTCAAAGGATTCGGTAACTCGCTCCGATCCCGGGCAGTCCGAGACTGAGAATGAAATATGGGGTATGAACCATGGAGCGCTTAGCCAGCTGCTTTTAACCCGCTGGAAGATGGACACTTTAAACTGTCCTTCCTTGCAGCATCACCATGCCATCGACGAGATAGATACTTTTGATTTGCCGACTCAGGCTGTGATTCTGGCTACTAGATGGGCAGAATTGGAGTTAGGTAGTAGTGCTGCTCCATTTAATGTTCTGCAATTCGAAGTTCAGTTACAGCGCTCCCTTGATATGGACGAAGAAGCCATTGAAGGATTCAGGGAAGTCTGCCGTACAAAATTTCAATCCATGCTCAAGAATTTAGGTATTTCTGAGGGTGGTGAGGATGCTAATTTCTATAACCATTCCATAAAGAGTCTACAGTCCAGTTACTTTTTGAGTCTGGAACTTCTCACTGCTGAGGGTGGGATTGATTCCATTGCCCGTATAATAGGCAGGCATCTCAAATTGAGCTGGGATATTGTCAGCTGGGAACTGGCGCTCAAATCTCCACATACCGATAAATACAAACTTTACCGTATCAATGACGGTAGCGGTCTTGAACTGGTGGCCAAGGATTGTATTGCCGGTGAAATCCCCTGGCAAAAGCGTGGGGACGGGGAAGACATCATCAGCCGGAAGATTCTGTTCGGCAGGTTCCGATTCAACTCCAAGAATATCAAGTCTGAAGACAGAAAGAACCTTAAACTTTATTTTCGGTTCATCGGTCAGGCTTACGAACATTATTGCGCTAAGCAGCACCTCATTGAGGATCGTGCAGAGACGCTGGATACTTTGCCTTTAGGCGTAGCCAGTCTGGATATTCAGGGTGACCTGATTGATATGAACGAGGAGATGATCCGTCTGCTTGGCGGGGCTTCTATTTCAGGTACCAAAAATTTCAATGATCTTTTCAAACTCGGTGTCGGGGCAGGACTTGGGGCCAGCTGGACTGTTTTTCTCGAAGATGAAAATAGAAAGTCCTTTAGCAAGATTGTTTGCGTGAGTCTTCGAACCGGAGGGATGCCACGTGACGCATGCCTTTACGTTTCCGCTTATAAGCAGACTCGTGGCGGTGAACAGCTGATTTCTCTGGTCATGGAAGATATCAGGGAGATGTCGGAAAGTCAGATTCAGGCTCTCAAACAGCGGGATTTTCTCGAAGGGCTTGTTGATTCCATGCGGGATGTCGTGCTTACCGTGGATAGACGCGGGAATATTACGTATGCATCATCTCGCTTTTCAAAGATATTTTTGGGCCGCAATATTTTTGATATTGCCACTCCCAGCGAAACGTTTACCGGTCGTTGGGGGCCGGATATGTTTGAGCGGGATAAAACAGTAGTTGAGGTTCTTTTGAAAAGGACCGATACCGCCGGAAGGCCCTTTGAGTTTGTCGTCAGCAAGCTGGCAGGATCAGGGGAGAAGAGTCTTATCGTTGCCCGCGATCTGACAGCTATTCGAAGATTGGAGGATAAGCTCAAGCGTCAGGCTATATTTGATGGTCTGACTGATCTTTTTAACCACACCCAGTTCAACACGTTGATGGCTCGCGAAATCAATCGCAGCAGGCGCACCGGACGTCCGGTCGGTTTGCTTTTCTTCGATCTTGACGGTTTTAAGGCTGTTAACGATACCGAAGGCCATCAGGTTGGTGATGACGTTCTCAAGGGAGTGGGAGAAATCCTGCGCAATGAACTTCGCTCAGGAATGGATTTCCCCTGTCGTTACGGTGGGGATGAGTTCGGGGTGATTGTCACCGAAGTCCGGGCTGAGGCTCTTGAAAAAATAGGCAACAGAATCAGGCTCCGGGTGGAGAAGAAATTTTCTGGTAAGGTCACAATCAGCGGGGGGCTTACCGTGCTCAAGGAAGGGGATACTTCCGTCAGCATGTTGAACCGCGTTGACAAAGCTACATATGAAGCCAAGGATTTGGGCGGAAATGTACTGGTCTGGGCCGATTAA
- a CDS encoding ubiquinone/menaquinone biosynthesis methyltransferase: MAQVSHQEHGKKVRDMFGRIAGLYDFLNHFLSAGQDIYWRYRQVKLVRPGKKGLVLDLAAGTLDVSVELLRQYPDVKVLAMDFTHQMLACGKNKKLEGKRAERSESIAAVQADGRGLPLPDNCLDGATISFGIRNILPREDCYKEVLRTLKPGARFCILEFGSGSKKIWKGVYNFYLNKVLPLLGKVVSGDSGAYSYLADTIRAFPDERALAEELREAGFGRVMFIPLLSGIVYIHVAEKAEE, translated from the coding sequence ATGGCGCAGGTATCCCATCAGGAACACGGTAAGAAAGTCCGGGATATGTTCGGCAGGATTGCCGGGTTGTATGATTTCCTGAACCATTTTTTGAGTGCCGGGCAGGATATTTACTGGCGTTACCGTCAGGTAAAGTTGGTCCGCCCCGGTAAAAAAGGTCTGGTGCTTGATCTGGCTGCCGGGACACTTGATGTTTCGGTGGAGCTTTTGCGCCAGTATCCCGATGTTAAAGTTCTGGCCATGGACTTTACCCATCAGATGCTTGCCTGCGGTAAGAATAAAAAACTGGAAGGCAAACGTGCCGAACGCAGCGAAAGCATTGCTGCAGTTCAGGCAGATGGAAGGGGTTTGCCGTTGCCGGACAATTGTCTGGACGGCGCCACTATTTCTTTCGGCATCAGAAATATCCTTCCCCGCGAAGATTGCTATAAAGAAGTTCTGCGTACGCTTAAGCCCGGCGCGCGGTTCTGCATTCTGGAATTCGGTTCCGGAAGCAAGAAAATCTGGAAGGGTGTGTATAATTTTTACCTCAACAAGGTACTGCCTTTGCTGGGTAAGGTTGTTTCCGGGGATTCCGGGGCCTATTCCTATCTGGCGGATACTATCCGGGCTTTTCCGGATGAGCGTGCTCTTGCTGAGGAATTGCGCGAAGCAGGTTTCGGGCGTGTAATGTTTATCCCGCTACTTTCAGGGATTGTTTATATACACGTAGCTGAAAAAGCTGAAGAATAG
- a CDS encoding cobalt-precorrin 5A hydrolase: protein MENRTAIYALTQRGAEKARELVDSLRADCYVLDRYATETDIPFTSLKDIVADKFSKYDSHIFVAASGIVVRMIASLLKSKAVDPAVVVVDQEGEFAISLVSGHLGGANELARLIGDKIGATPVITTATDCAGVPSVDLIARDQGLVIGNIGLIKHINAAILDGEKVPVYDPDCFLDLSDLKEYFYVIDNVDIMFESRCGIVVDWHVHDLPERVLALYPRCLTLGVGCRRGVPADEILDLVRSVVADNGIALDSICCMGSIDAKSDEAGMIEVAQVLGLDLEFFSAAELDEIEVANPSGMVMKHMGVNGVCEAAAMKMANATQILVPKTKSARVTAAIAKRK, encoded by the coding sequence ATGGAAAATCGTACAGCAATATATGCGCTTACCCAAAGAGGAGCGGAAAAAGCCCGTGAGCTTGTAGATTCGTTGCGGGCCGATTGTTATGTGCTGGATCGTTACGCCACAGAAACAGACATCCCTTTCACGTCCCTCAAAGATATCGTTGCCGATAAGTTTTCCAAATATGATAGCCATATTTTTGTGGCTGCATCGGGAATCGTGGTGCGCATGATTGCTTCTCTTCTGAAAAGCAAAGCTGTTGACCCGGCCGTGGTTGTTGTGGATCAGGAAGGGGAGTTCGCAATCAGTCTTGTCTCCGGTCATTTGGGCGGAGCCAATGAACTTGCGCGGCTGATCGGGGATAAGATCGGGGCTACTCCGGTGATTACCACGGCTACAGATTGTGCAGGTGTACCGTCTGTGGACCTGATTGCGCGTGATCAGGGCTTGGTCATTGGTAATATTGGTTTAATTAAGCATATTAATGCTGCTATTCTGGATGGCGAAAAGGTCCCGGTCTATGATCCTGACTGCTTTTTGGACCTCTCTGATTTAAAAGAATATTTTTATGTGATAGATAATGTAGATATAATGTTCGAGTCTCGTTGCGGTATTGTTGTGGATTGGCATGTTCATGATTTGCCGGAACGTGTGTTGGCTCTTTATCCGCGCTGCTTGACGCTTGGAGTAGGGTGTCGACGCGGGGTGCCTGCGGATGAGATTTTGGATCTGGTTCGCAGTGTTGTTGCGGATAATGGCATTGCCCTTGATTCGATATGTTGCATGGGCTCAATAGATGCTAAAAGTGACGAAGCCGGAATGATTGAAGTTGCACAGGTCTTAGGATTGGATTTAGAATTTTTCAGTGCAGCTGAATTAGATGAAATTGAGGTCGCCAATCCTTCGGGTATGGTGATGAAACATATGGGAGTTAACGGCGTTTGCGAAGCTGCTGCTATGAAAATGGCAAATGCCACGCAGATTCTGGTCCCCAAAACCAAGAGTGCGCGGGTGACCGCAGCTATAGCAAAGAGAAAATGA
- the cobJ gene encoding precorrin-3B C(17)-methyltransferase produces the protein MSKGCIKVIGLGPGDECLLAPQARHAIEEAEAVVGYTGYVKLVPSELLEGKEVLSTGMMAEVERCRKAVDAALEGRNVVMVCSGDPGIYAMAGLVMELLEAGELFDKVDFEVVPGIPAFTAAAALLGAPLMHDFASVSLSDLLTPWEKIEKRLEAAASADFVIAIYNPRSKKRAGHLGEAVEILKKYRDGSTPLGIVNRAYREEQKVQVATLETLDVNDVDMQTVLIVGNSSTREVAGKMLTPRGYANKYDI, from the coding sequence ATGAGTAAAGGTTGTATTAAAGTGATCGGGCTTGGGCCCGGTGATGAGTGTTTGCTGGCGCCGCAGGCTAGGCATGCTATTGAGGAAGCAGAAGCTGTTGTCGGTTATACCGGGTACGTGAAACTGGTTCCATCGGAGTTGCTTGAAGGTAAGGAAGTCCTGTCTACAGGCATGATGGCAGAGGTGGAACGTTGTCGTAAGGCTGTGGATGCTGCTCTTGAAGGGCGAAATGTCGTCATGGTCTGCAGCGGCGATCCGGGAATTTACGCCATGGCCGGTCTGGTTATGGAGTTGCTGGAAGCAGGTGAGCTGTTTGATAAGGTTGATTTTGAAGTAGTGCCGGGAATCCCCGCTTTCACTGCAGCAGCGGCCCTGCTCGGCGCACCTTTGATGCATGATTTTGCATCCGTCAGCCTCAGTGACCTGCTTACCCCGTGGGAAAAGATTGAAAAAAGGCTCGAAGCTGCGGCTTCTGCTGATTTTGTGATTGCAATCTATAATCCGCGTTCAAAAAAAAGAGCAGGGCACCTTGGAGAAGCTGTTGAAATTTTAAAAAAATATCGTGATGGGAGCACTCCGCTGGGCATCGTAAACCGGGCTTACCGTGAAGAACAGAAGGTGCAGGTGGCAACTCTGGAGACACTTGATGTAAATGATGTTGATATGCAAACCGTTCTGATTGTTGGTAATTCCTCTACTCGAGAGGTGGCGGGGAAAATGCTCACTCCGCGTGGTTACGCCAACAAGTATGACATCTGA
- a CDS encoding cytochrome c3 family protein: protein MKKTLLISMVTAALVCAFALPSLYAVDAPGDMVLKAPAGAKMTKAPVDFSHKGHAALDCTKCHHKWDGKAEVKKCSAEGCHVDTSKKGKKKPTSFYSAFHSKSDISCVGCHKALKKAKKATGPTKCGDCHPKKK from the coding sequence ATGAAAAAGACCCTGCTTATCAGCATGGTAACAGCTGCTCTGGTTTGCGCTTTTGCACTTCCCAGCCTGTATGCTGTCGATGCTCCCGGCGACATGGTTCTGAAAGCTCCTGCTGGCGCTAAAATGACCAAAGCTCCGGTGGACTTTTCTCACAAAGGACACGCAGCTCTCGACTGTACCAAGTGCCACCACAAGTGGGACGGTAAAGCTGAAGTTAAAAAGTGCTCCGCTGAAGGTTGTCACGTAGACACCAGCAAAAAGGGTAAAAAGAAGCCCACTTCTTTCTACTCCGCTTTCCACTCTAAGTCTGACATCAGCTGTGTAGGCTGTCACAAGGCTCTGAAGAAAGCTAAAAAGGCAACTGGCCCCACCAAGTGCGGCGACTGCCACCCCAAGAAAAAATAA
- a CDS encoding nucleotide sugar dehydrogenase: MIKFSDIEEKKTTIGVVGLGYVGLPLAVALGRKFKVLGLDISEQRVKELSEGFDRTNEVLENDFHNYVEFSTDASLLKDCGVIIVAVPTPIDEARNPDLKPVVGASTMVGANMSADSIVVYESTVYPGLTEDICVPILEENSGLKYGKDFGVGYSPERINPGDREHTLQTIVKVVAGNDAEVADLLDKLYSSIITAGTHRASCIKVAEAAKVIENTQRDLNIALMNELSMIFDKMGIDTLDVLEAAGTKWNFLPFRPGLVGGHCIGVDPYYLTTKAEEIGHHPQVILAGRKINDSVGKFIADTTIKQMINGDSKVKGAKVGVLGLTFKENVPDLRNTKVVDVVDELESFGVDVLIHDAYADPEEAVEEYNITTSSFEEFKDLEAVVLAVSHDKYRDLELDTIKSWFRNPENALIIDVKCFFDRKELEDAGIRHWRL; the protein is encoded by the coding sequence ATGATTAAATTCTCTGACATTGAAGAAAAGAAAACAACTATCGGGGTTGTCGGCCTCGGATACGTGGGCCTGCCTCTCGCAGTTGCACTTGGCCGCAAATTCAAGGTGCTTGGTCTTGATATTTCCGAACAGCGCGTTAAGGAACTCAGTGAAGGGTTCGACCGCACCAATGAAGTTCTGGAAAACGATTTCCACAACTATGTTGAATTCAGCACTGATGCGTCCCTGCTCAAAGATTGCGGCGTGATTATTGTTGCTGTCCCTACTCCCATCGATGAAGCCCGTAATCCTGATCTCAAACCTGTTGTAGGTGCTTCCACCATGGTCGGTGCTAATATGTCTGCCGACTCGATTGTTGTTTACGAGTCCACTGTTTACCCCGGACTCACTGAAGATATTTGCGTACCCATCCTCGAAGAAAATTCCGGCCTTAAATACGGTAAGGATTTCGGCGTAGGCTACTCTCCCGAACGTATCAACCCCGGTGACCGCGAACATACCCTGCAGACCATCGTTAAGGTTGTAGCCGGTAACGATGCTGAAGTGGCTGATCTGCTGGATAAACTTTACTCTTCCATCATCACCGCCGGAACCCATCGTGCATCCTGCATCAAGGTTGCCGAAGCCGCCAAGGTAATTGAAAATACCCAGCGTGACCTGAATATCGCGCTTATGAATGAACTTTCCATGATCTTCGATAAAATGGGCATCGATACCCTCGATGTTCTGGAAGCAGCAGGTACCAAATGGAACTTCCTGCCTTTCCGTCCCGGTCTGGTTGGTGGACACTGCATCGGTGTCGATCCCTATTACCTGACCACCAAGGCTGAAGAAATCGGCCATCATCCGCAGGTCATCCTTGCGGGTCGTAAGATCAATGACTCCGTAGGTAAATTTATCGCCGATACTACCATCAAACAGATGATCAACGGCGACAGCAAGGTAAAGGGTGCCAAAGTAGGTGTCCTCGGACTTACCTTTAAAGAAAACGTTCCCGATCTGCGCAACACTAAGGTTGTTGACGTAGTAGACGAGCTGGAATCTTTCGGCGTGGACGTGCTTATTCACGATGCTTACGCTGATCCTGAAGAAGCTGTGGAAGAGTACAATATCACCACTTCTTCTTTTGAAGAATTCAAGGATCTTGAGGCTGTTGTTCTGGCTGTTTCCCACGATAAATATCGTGACCTTGAGCTTGATACCATCAAGAGCTGGTTCAGAAACCCTGAAAACGCACTCATTATCGATGTTAAATGCTTCTTTGACCGTAAGGAACTTGAAGACGCTGGCATCAGGCACTGGAGACTTTAG
- a CDS encoding DUF2065 domain-containing protein: MHIDWSFLLSALGLAFIIEGIPYFVFSERMPRILISIIERGPRQLRILGLIAMIFGLLLISFGQSLTDL; encoded by the coding sequence ATGCATATCGATTGGTCCTTTCTTCTGTCCGCCCTTGGCCTGGCCTTCATTATTGAAGGGATACCCTATTTTGTTTTTTCTGAGCGCATGCCCAGAATCCTTATTTCAATCATTGAGCGAGGACCGCGGCAATTGCGCATTCTCGGGCTCATTGCCATGATATTCGGTTTGCTGCTCATATCATTCGGTCAGTCACTAACCGATTTATAG
- a CDS encoding polyprenyl synthetase family protein yields MIELLAYFKNELPLINGFLDEETSKLEGLVKDVARHVLLAPGKRIRPVLTILSARGLGYGKDDIYPLAGSLELLHAATLLHDDILDDADLRRGVEASHLVFGTTETILAGDVLLALANKIGADYGKPRISSVLASGIMATVEGEILEIAHISEPLMNRDTYMDIIIGKTARLIETSCRLGAILASDDRAMEDAVGNFGLNMGIAFQLVDDALDYESPSDDTGKPEGGDLKEGKITLPLILYLEMLQEKEAELLLAEIKSQTLSDEKRVHVLAEIRKHGLGARTRTYAAEYVEKAKSCLDPLPEGEEKQVLKQAADFVLTRKK; encoded by the coding sequence ATGATTGAGTTATTAGCCTATTTTAAGAATGAACTGCCTCTTATCAATGGTTTTCTCGATGAGGAAACTTCTAAGCTTGAGGGGCTGGTTAAGGATGTAGCCAGACATGTGCTGCTTGCGCCGGGAAAGAGGATTCGCCCGGTGCTGACAATTCTTTCCGCCCGGGGACTGGGCTACGGAAAAGATGATATTTATCCTCTGGCTGGTTCTTTGGAACTCCTCCATGCCGCAACCCTTCTTCATGACGATATTTTAGACGATGCCGATCTGCGCCGTGGCGTAGAGGCTTCGCATCTCGTTTTCGGTACCACCGAGACTATACTTGCCGGGGATGTCTTGCTGGCTCTGGCCAATAAGATCGGCGCTGATTACGGCAAACCCCGCATCAGTTCTGTGCTTGCTTCAGGAATCATGGCTACTGTTGAAGGCGAAATTCTTGAAATTGCCCATATTTCAGAACCGCTGATGAACCGCGATACCTATATGGATATCATCATCGGTAAAACTGCCCGCTTGATTGAAACCTCTTGCCGTCTGGGAGCGATTCTTGCCTCTGATGACAGAGCAATGGAAGATGCAGTCGGCAACTTCGGCCTGAATATGGGTATCGCTTTCCAGCTTGTCGATGATGCTCTCGATTACGAATCTCCTTCTGATGATACCGGTAAGCCTGAAGGCGGCGACCTTAAAGAAGGTAAAATTACTTTACCTTTGATTCTTTATCTTGAAATGCTACAAGAAAAAGAAGCAGAGTTGTTGCTTGCTGAGATCAAGAGCCAAACCCTGTCGGATGAAAAGCGTGTTCATGTGCTTGCCGAAATCAGGAAGCATGGGCTGGGAGCCAGAACGAGAACCTATGCTGCGGAATATGTGGAAAAAGCCAAGTCGTGCTTGGACCCGCTTCCCGAAGGCGAGGAAAAGCAGGTGCTTAAGCAAGCAGCTGATTTTGTGCTGACCCGGAAAAAATAG
- the mqnB gene encoding futalosine hydrolase, whose product MKPILFVTATAKEMKAALGGVCKLPRLEQGKPVEFMFGDRPGLLLVTGIGVINTSFALGRALAGNDVGVVVLAGIAGTFNADRFPLCSACVVRKEIWPEYGLKKGDQVDPKGLGFSLSEIDGQPVWNEVELSSGKSLFESGLDRFEKLPEAVSLTVSGVTATAEEAAAYVDEYGADLENMEGFAAAYVCALVGVGLCQVRTVSNLVGSRDSNDWDLRGALAELGRVCSALVR is encoded by the coding sequence ATGAAACCGATTCTTTTTGTAACGGCAACAGCCAAGGAGATGAAAGCCGCGCTGGGCGGGGTTTGCAAGCTGCCTCGTTTGGAGCAGGGCAAGCCTGTGGAGTTCATGTTCGGTGATCGTCCCGGTCTGTTGCTGGTAACCGGAATCGGAGTAATAAATACATCTTTCGCTCTCGGGCGGGCATTGGCGGGAAATGATGTTGGTGTAGTTGTGCTGGCTGGAATTGCCGGAACATTCAACGCTGACCGTTTTCCACTTTGTTCCGCCTGTGTCGTAAGGAAAGAAATTTGGCCCGAATATGGGCTGAAGAAAGGTGATCAGGTCGATCCTAAGGGGCTGGGATTCAGCCTTTCGGAGATTGACGGACAGCCGGTCTGGAACGAAGTGGAACTAAGTTCCGGAAAAAGTCTTTTTGAATCAGGACTTGACCGATTTGAAAAACTGCCCGAAGCTGTGTCTTTGACCGTGAGCGGCGTAACCGCCACGGCTGAGGAGGCCGCTGCATATGTAGATGAATATGGAGCGGATTTAGAAAATATGGAAGGTTTTGCGGCTGCGTATGTGTGCGCCCTTGTCGGGGTGGGGCTATGTCAGGTGCGGACTGTTTCGAACCTTGTAGGATCAAGAGATAGTAATGATTGGGATTTGCGCGGAGCCCTTGCCGAGTTGGGGCGGGTCTGCTCAGCTCTGGTCAGGTGA